A DNA window from Chlamydia buteonis contains the following coding sequences:
- the hctB gene encoding histone H1-like DNA-binding protein Hc2, producing MLGVQKKRSSKKTATKAVRKPARKATAKKTATRKPAVRKAVRKTAAKKTTARKTVAKKATAKKTAXXXAVRKTAAKKTTARKTVAKKATAKKTAIRKPAVRKAVRKTAAKKTTARKTVAKKATAKKTATRKPAVRKAVRKTAAKTTTARKPAVRKAARKPAGRKSVAKPAMSCHKHHKHTASCQRVCASSAKRRCGSKSRVRTAHGWRQQLMKLVSR from the coding sequence ATGTTAGGAGTACAAAAGAAACGTAGCAGCAAGAAAACAGCTACTAAAGCTGTTCGTAAACCTGCTAGAAAGGCTACTGCTAAGAAGACTGCTACTAGAAAGCCTGCGGTTAGAAAGGCAGTTCGTAAGACAGCTGCTAAAAAGACTACTGCTCGCAAGACTGTAGCTAAAAAAGCTACTGCTAAGAAGACTGCTATNNNNNNNGCAGTTCGTAAGACAGCTGCTAAAAAGACTACTGCTCGCAAGACTGTAGCTAAAAAAGCTACTGCTAAGAAGACTGCTATTAGAAAGCCTGCGGTTAGAAAGGCAGTTCGTAAGACAGCTGCTAAAAAGACTACTGCTCGCAAGACTGTAGCTAAAAAAGCTACTGCTAAGAAGACTGCTACTAGAAAGCCTGCGGTTAGAAAGGCAGTTCGTAAGACAGCCGCCAAAACGACTACTGCTCGCAAGCCTGCGGTTAGAAAGGCAGCTCGTAAGCCTGCTGGTAGAAAATCAGTAGCAAAACCTGCTATGTCATGCCATAAGCATCACAAACACACAGCTTCTTGCCAACGTGTATGCGCTTCTTCAGCAAAAAGACGCTGTGGTTCTAAAAGCCGTGTTCGTACAGCTCATGGCTGGCGTCAACAATTAATGAAACTCGTTTCTCGATAG
- a CDS encoding DNA polymerase III subunit delta, translated as MQDYTCFQDFSKFYKEKAPHLTVIGSNSEEDRRVCVELLIPGKVQEVDALGLTITDLSKWTESYGLFSSKEVVSVFQAEKLSQQTRDFLARYARNPNPHLTLMLFTTKQSFFQSLRKELLSAVFLSLFGEWQSDVEKRMAILLSQKASLLGISCSLALASVFIKKLPQVEMHNLLGEFHKLLCCLGKKQVLEYNDIENFVVKQEQVSLWKLRDVVLQRNTSASQAILHALLHEHGEEPLGLIAFLRGQCLYGLRSLEEETEDRKHRFFIAYGKERLYQALSYLFYAESIIKNNTQDSIIAMETLLIRMTST; from the coding sequence ATGCAAGACTACACTTGCTTCCAAGATTTTTCCAAATTCTACAAGGAAAAGGCTCCGCACCTCACAGTCATTGGCTCAAATTCTGAAGAAGATCGGCGAGTGTGTGTAGAATTGCTTATTCCTGGGAAAGTTCAGGAAGTTGATGCTTTGGGATTAACAATTACCGACTTGTCAAAGTGGACGGAATCTTATGGGTTATTTTCCTCTAAAGAAGTTGTTTCCGTTTTCCAAGCAGAGAAGCTATCCCAGCAAACGCGTGATTTTCTAGCTCGCTATGCTAGAAATCCTAATCCTCATCTTACCTTAATGTTATTTACCACTAAGCAGTCGTTTTTCCAGTCTTTGCGGAAGGAGCTTCTTTCTGCAGTGTTCTTATCGTTATTTGGTGAATGGCAGTCTGATGTGGAGAAGCGTATGGCTATCCTCCTATCTCAAAAAGCTTCCCTTTTAGGCATTTCCTGTTCTTTAGCCTTGGCTTCAGTATTTATTAAGAAATTACCCCAAGTGGAAATGCATAATCTTCTTGGGGAATTTCATAAGTTGCTTTGCTGTTTAGGGAAAAAGCAAGTTCTAGAGTACAACGATATTGAAAACTTTGTCGTGAAACAAGAGCAGGTATCTCTATGGAAATTACGCGATGTTGTACTTCAAAGGAATACTTCTGCAAGTCAAGCAATACTTCACGCTTTGTTGCATGAACATGGGGAAGAACCTTTGGGATTAATAGCTTTTCTTCGTGGGCAGTGTTTGTACGGCTTACGTAGTTTAGAAGAAGAAACAGAGGATAGGAAACATCGCTTTTTTATTGCCTATGGGAAAGAACGGCTCTATCAAGCTTTGAGTTATTTATTTTATGCTGAGAGTATTATCAAGAATAATACTCAAGATTCTATAATAGCTATGGAAACTTTGCTGATTAGGATGACAAGTACATGA
- a CDS encoding SAM-dependent methyltransferase — protein MTLYIFPNTLGNRRVDLLPAGISEVIPKLQGLIAESDRGGRTFLSLWKVQETHKFPIAVLSKNARSVKAWDFYLEPIVKKKESWGLVSDSGLPCIADPGAGLVRRARALNLSIQAFSGPCSITLALMLSGLPGQNFSFLGYLPQNSRDRERCIKSGSRKQHTQICIETPYRNVHTFQALLEVLPGHADLCVGIDLTGDQEFVSTRSVDVWLQSKDLDEVTQKITKTPTIFLFHTPR, from the coding sequence ATGACTTTGTATATTTTCCCAAATACTTTAGGAAATCGACGAGTGGATCTTTTACCTGCGGGTATAAGTGAAGTTATCCCTAAACTCCAAGGTTTAATTGCAGAGAGTGATCGTGGTGGTCGTACTTTCCTGAGTTTATGGAAAGTTCAGGAAACACACAAGTTTCCTATAGCAGTATTAAGTAAGAACGCACGGTCTGTAAAGGCTTGGGATTTTTATCTTGAGCCTATTGTAAAAAAAAAAGAAAGCTGGGGATTGGTTTCTGACTCGGGCCTCCCCTGTATAGCAGACCCAGGAGCAGGACTCGTACGTCGTGCTCGCGCTCTTAATTTGTCCATTCAAGCATTTTCAGGTCCATGTTCTATAACATTGGCCTTAATGTTATCAGGTTTGCCAGGACAAAACTTTTCTTTTTTGGGTTATCTTCCGCAAAATTCTAGGGATAGGGAACGGTGTATAAAGAGCGGATCCAGAAAACAACATACACAAATATGTATAGAAACACCTTACCGTAATGTTCATACATTTCAAGCGTTATTAGAAGTTTTACCGGGTCATGCTGATCTATGCGTAGGCATAGATCTTACTGGTGATCAAGAATTTGTTTCTACAAGATCCGTAGACGTGTGGTTACAATCTAAAGATCTCGATGAGGTGACGCAAAAAATTACGAAGACACCTACGATTTTTCTCTTTCACACTCCAAGATAA
- a CDS encoding hydrolase — protein MKNIIKNIKTQYSSATTPEELNETSNNENEVVENQNVIPDEKILFSCVNDSNGTSKNVMRQPWNVSNQRITNIVRGNNDPAPNGSIALKSDLSDYLQKGDITTTGAFLRSTGGLMIGDIDMGSSYTVVGLPTSYKTTFVNSTDIASVGMVEEDIGTLAHKVTDLINRINQLTSANGLDKIIQDLGTPTLGDTGIQPDVTLKKPQEAKWLVRAGGNSMQGDLGFQKSEQGSPTTPEPTITNLLISENPKNKTTAALGAISTGTSKDDLQRIVAVGDITETLKSLTSGNNSYPNWSGMDIPFVCLKQGASNGSSSTGYDKSKNSELYIQTKDENSITLLRRGVYCVSFLYDFTQTTPPIPPPAKSVEVSCALSLQPQGGEKQECYKVTGNSNSSLIGKTYIFVPGDRASVSTDLIFEISSTPEVSQRTWTVTFIGAAY, from the coding sequence ATGAAAAATATAATTAAAAATATAAAAACGCAGTATTCTAGTGCTACTACTCCTGAGGAATTAAACGAAACTTCCAATAATGAGAATGAGGTTGTTGAAAATCAGAACGTGATTCCAGATGAGAAAATTCTATTTTCTTGTGTTAATGATAGTAATGGCACGAGTAAGAATGTCATGCGTCAACCATGGAACGTTTCCAATCAAAGAATTACAAACATAGTCAGAGGTAATAATGACCCTGCCCCTAATGGGAGTATTGCTTTAAAAAGTGACCTCAGTGATTACCTGCAAAAAGGAGATATCACTACGACGGGAGCCTTTTTAAGAAGTACCGGAGGATTAATGATTGGTGATATCGACATGGGATCTTCTTATACTGTAGTTGGTCTACCTACTTCGTATAAAACCACTTTTGTGAACTCTACCGATATTGCGTCTGTTGGTATGGTAGAAGAGGATATAGGTACTCTTGCTCACAAGGTAACCGATCTTATTAATCGTATCAATCAACTTACATCTGCAAATGGTTTGGATAAAATTATTCAAGATCTAGGAACACCTACTCTTGGGGATACAGGAATACAACCTGATGTAACTCTTAAAAAACCCCAAGAGGCGAAGTGGTTAGTGCGTGCTGGTGGGAATTCTATGCAGGGAGATTTGGGATTTCAAAAAAGTGAACAAGGATCGCCAACAACACCAGAACCTACCATTACTAATCTTTTGATATCAGAAAATCCAAAAAATAAAACAACGGCTGCTTTAGGAGCTATTTCTACAGGAACTTCAAAGGATGATCTTCAAAGAATTGTTGCTGTAGGCGATATAACAGAAACGTTAAAGAGTTTAACAAGTGGCAATAATTCATATCCAAATTGGTCGGGTATGGACATACCGTTTGTCTGTTTAAAACAAGGTGCTTCTAATGGGTCATCATCCACAGGTTATGATAAATCTAAAAATTCTGAGCTATATATCCAGACTAAAGATGAAAATAGCATTACGCTATTGCGCAGAGGTGTTTATTGTGTTTCTTTTCTCTATGACTTTACTCAAACAACCCCTCCTATTCCACCGCCTGCTAAATCTGTGGAGGTTAGTTGCGCGTTATCCCTTCAACCCCAAGGAGGAGAAAAACAAGAGTGTTATAAAGTGACGGGGAATTCGAACTCTAGCTTGATAGGAAAGACTTATATTTTTGTTCCTGGTGATCGAGCATCAGTATCAACAGACTTAATTTTTGAGATTTCGTCTACTCCAGAGGTTTCTCAACGCACTTGGACTGTGACTTTTATAGGAGCTGCCTATTAA